The following coding sequences are from one Aggregicoccus sp. 17bor-14 window:
- a CDS encoding sigma 54-interacting transcriptional regulator, giving the protein MADDKVAQVSAQGSQVARVPNALAPDVRDLTELASSEPTVGELLRRGLEWLGRVARFDLATLFLLKDGRLVATAARGPLASAQVREHALSLQDFPSLRDALESRRARAFTEEDHAHGDGDPFDGVLDLPPGHACMVVPLCAGERCYGVLTLDRAECEAYPQSVVDLVEVYGQMLATALQAAEQRAAFERLHQQDHDHAKLLEAQLGGESEGVLETSRSPAMRELARRARQVAETDTPVLLLGETGTGKERLARAIHRWSARADHPFVTLNCAAIPAGLLESELFGHVKGAFTGATRDRAGRFQMAHGGTLLLDEVGELPVELQAKLLRALQEKSFEPVGSDRTVRADVRILAATHVDLQQAIAQRRFREDLFYRLSVFPLRLPPLRERREDLPLLCSFLLEEQAMRTGRRGMRVTRDGLQRLAAYDWPGNIRELANALERATILATRRELGADAFDLPTREAGEEGEEELEEMQASVALPLERGRVPTLAAVQREHILRVLALTRGRVYGEGGAAALLGLKPSTLQSRMKKLGIERAPAFSATE; this is encoded by the coding sequence ATGGCGGACGACAAGGTTGCGCAGGTTTCTGCTCAGGGCTCCCAGGTCGCGAGGGTGCCCAACGCGCTGGCTCCGGACGTGCGGGACCTGACCGAGCTGGCGAGCAGCGAGCCCACGGTGGGGGAGCTGCTGCGGCGGGGGCTCGAGTGGCTGGGGCGCGTGGCGCGCTTCGACCTGGCCACGCTGTTCCTCCTCAAGGACGGCCGGCTGGTGGCCACCGCGGCGCGCGGCCCCCTGGCCAGCGCCCAGGTGCGCGAGCACGCCTTGAGCCTGCAGGACTTCCCCAGTCTGCGCGACGCGCTGGAGAGCCGCCGCGCGCGCGCCTTCACGGAAGAGGACCACGCGCACGGGGATGGCGATCCCTTCGACGGCGTGCTGGACCTGCCGCCGGGCCACGCGTGCATGGTGGTGCCCTTGTGCGCGGGGGAGCGCTGCTACGGCGTGCTCACCCTGGACCGCGCCGAGTGCGAGGCCTACCCGCAGAGCGTGGTGGACCTGGTGGAGGTGTACGGCCAGATGCTCGCCACGGCGCTGCAGGCGGCCGAGCAGCGCGCGGCCTTCGAGCGGCTGCACCAGCAGGACCACGACCACGCGAAGCTGCTCGAGGCGCAGCTGGGCGGCGAGAGCGAGGGCGTGCTGGAGACCAGCCGCAGCCCCGCGATGCGCGAGCTCGCGCGGCGCGCGCGCCAGGTGGCCGAGACGGACACGCCGGTGCTGCTGCTGGGCGAGACGGGCACGGGCAAGGAGCGGCTCGCGCGCGCCATCCACCGCTGGAGCGCGCGCGCGGACCACCCCTTCGTGACGCTCAACTGCGCGGCGATTCCCGCGGGGCTGCTGGAGAGCGAGCTGTTCGGCCACGTGAAGGGGGCCTTCACCGGCGCCACGCGCGACCGAGCCGGGCGCTTCCAGATGGCGCACGGGGGCACGCTGCTGCTGGATGAAGTGGGCGAGCTGCCGGTGGAGCTGCAGGCGAAGCTCCTGCGCGCGCTGCAGGAGAAGAGCTTCGAGCCGGTGGGCTCGGACCGCACGGTGCGCGCGGACGTGCGCATCCTCGCGGCGACCCACGTGGACCTGCAGCAGGCGATTGCCCAGCGGCGCTTCCGCGAGGACCTCTTCTACCGGCTCAGCGTCTTCCCGCTGCGCCTGCCGCCCCTGCGCGAGCGGCGCGAGGACCTGCCGCTGCTGTGCAGCTTCCTGCTCGAGGAGCAGGCGATGCGCACGGGGAGGCGCGGGATGCGCGTCACGCGCGACGGCCTGCAGCGGCTCGCCGCCTACGACTGGCCGGGCAATATCCGCGAGCTCGCGAACGCGCTGGAGCGCGCCACCATCCTCGCCACCCGCAGGGAGCTGGGTGCGGACGCCTTCGACCTGCCCACGCGCGAGGCCGGGGAGGAGGGCGAGGAGGAGCTGGAGGAGATGCAGGCGAGCGTGGCGCTTCCGCTCGAGCGCGGCCGGGTGCCCACGCTCGCCGCCGTGCAGCGCGAGCACATCCTGCGCGTGCTCGCGCTCACCCGGGGCCGGGTCTACGGGGAGGGCGGGGCGGCGGCGCTGCTCGGCCTCAAGCCCAGCACCCTGCAGAGTCGGATGAAGAAGCTGGGCATCGAGCGCGCGCCCGCCTTCAGCGCGACGGAGTAG
- a CDS encoding pre-peptidase C-terminal domain-containing protein, with the protein MNLQPRYVLPLLLALAACGGPEDFDAPADAVGQSEAALTTTRVRLMAANISSGNLQSYDPGEGIRIFQGVKPDVVMIQEFNYGDNSATAIRGFVNTAFGTGFSYFREAGAQIPNGVISRWPILAAGEWDDTAVTNRDFAWARIDVPGPKDLWVVSVHLLTADAATRNGEAQQLVNLIKANIPTGDYLAIAGDFNTDSRSEACLTTFSQVVSTASPYPADRNGNTNTNAARAKPYDHVLVDADLKAYQTATVIGASSFSGGLVADTRVYSPISEITPARSTDSGATNMQHMAVVKDFLIPSDTTTTPPPTGSTAITAESEDNGTAASADGRVGNGVAVSGAVGSSTDADWFSFDAKAGGSVTVSLSISGTADLDWYLYPASNTSSYLARGYTANNPETGSATLPSAGTYLVKVVGYSGATGSYSLKVTASTTVIDP; encoded by the coding sequence ATGAATCTGCAGCCCCGTTACGTCCTGCCCCTCCTGCTCGCCCTCGCCGCCTGCGGAGGCCCCGAAGACTTCGACGCTCCCGCCGACGCCGTGGGCCAGAGCGAGGCCGCGCTCACCACCACGCGCGTGCGCCTGATGGCCGCGAACATCTCGAGCGGCAACCTGCAGAGCTACGACCCCGGCGAGGGCATCCGCATCTTCCAGGGCGTGAAGCCGGACGTGGTGATGATCCAGGAGTTCAACTACGGGGACAACTCGGCCACCGCCATCCGCGGCTTCGTCAATACGGCCTTCGGCACCGGCTTCTCGTACTTCCGCGAGGCGGGCGCGCAGATCCCCAACGGCGTCATCAGCCGCTGGCCCATCCTCGCCGCGGGCGAGTGGGACGACACCGCCGTCACCAACCGCGACTTCGCCTGGGCGCGCATCGACGTGCCGGGCCCCAAGGACCTCTGGGTGGTGAGCGTGCACCTGCTCACGGCGGACGCCGCGACCCGCAACGGCGAGGCCCAGCAGCTGGTGAACCTCATCAAGGCGAACATCCCCACGGGCGACTACCTGGCCATCGCCGGTGACTTCAACACCGACTCGCGCTCGGAGGCCTGCCTCACCACCTTCTCGCAGGTGGTGAGCACCGCGAGCCCCTATCCGGCGGACCGCAACGGCAACACCAACACGAACGCCGCGCGCGCCAAGCCCTACGATCACGTGCTGGTGGACGCGGACCTCAAGGCCTACCAGACGGCCACCGTCATCGGCGCGAGCAGCTTCTCAGGCGGCCTCGTCGCCGACACGCGCGTGTACTCGCCCATCAGTGAGATTACGCCCGCGCGCTCTACCGACAGCGGCGCGACCAACATGCAGCACATGGCCGTGGTGAAGGACTTCCTCATCCCGAGCGACACCACGACGACGCCTCCGCCCACGGGCTCCACCGCCATCACCGCGGAGAGCGAGGACAACGGCACCGCGGCGAGCGCGGACGGGCGCGTGGGCAACGGCGTGGCGGTGAGCGGCGCGGTGGGCTCCAGCACGGACGCGGACTGGTTCAGCTTCGACGCCAAGGCGGGCGGCAGCGTCACCGTGAGCCTGAGCATCAGCGGCACCGCGGACCTGGACTGGTACCTCTACCCGGCCTCCAACACCTCCAGCTATCTCGCGCGCGGCTACACCGCGAACAACCCCGAGACCGGCAGCGCCACGCTGCCCTCCGCCGGCACCTACCTGGTGAAGGTGGTGGGCTACTCGGGGGCCACCGGGAGCTACTCGCTCAAGG